ATAAACACAGTTTCCATATCCATCGCTTCTGCTTGAAACATGCGGATTTTTGCACCAGTCGCAGCGATTTGAGTGTGCAAGTCTTCCACCGCAAGCTGGTCTTCCAGCAACTGGATAGCCAGACGATCTGCCTGAACGTTTACCGATTTGACACCGTTCATGCTCTCAATTTTCTGACAAACGCCATTCAGTTCGCCAACAATTTGTACATGAATAATCCGACTGAGTTCCAGTCGCTTGTAAATATGATCTAAGGAACCCTGGGTAACAAATTGTCCGGCTTCAATGATTCCGATACTTGTACAGAGTTGAGACAGTTCATGCAGAATATGGCTTGAGATGATAATCGTCTTTCCCATCTCTTTGAGAGCCACTAATAACTCACGGACTTCAATCCGGGCACGGGGGTCCAGTCCACTAGCAGGCTCATCCAGTAATAACAGGTCCGGGTCATGTAATAATACACGTGCCAACGCCAACCGCTGTTTCATACCACGCGATAAAGAGTCAACCGGCGCATCGATTTTCTCGGTTAAGTCAGTCAATTGCAGTACATCGTCAACGATGACTTTGCGTCGACTTTTATTGATACGATACGCGGCTGCAAAAAAATGCAAGTATTCTCGTGCGGTCAGGTCTTCATAAACACCAAAGAAGTCTGGCATGTATCCAATCATTTCTCTGATCAGATGCGGCGCCTTATTTACGGAAATTCCATTAATCTTGACCGAATCACATTCAAAGTCGCGTTGCAATGTTGCCAGAACTTTGATCGTTGAGGATTTTCCCGCGCCGTTCGGGCCGATGAAGCCGAAAACTTCCCCTTTAGGAATCGAAAAAGAGATGCCCTTAACGGCTTCATATTTTCCGTATCGTACCCACAAGTTTTTCACTTCCACCATGGGGGGCTGTGTATTCATAAAAGTCGATATTCTTTTGTTAAACAGTGGAGTAAGTCAGAGTTTATGTTTTTGCAACGATGAACTTCCGGTAAATCATGTCCTGGTCCTCACCAGGAACAAAGATCACAACGAGCCATTGTTTCGGGTCAGAAGGATCCAGAATGCTCAGATCTTCGTAATTTTTTCCCCCGGATGGCGAAGTTTGTGAAACAACTTGAAAGAGTCCGCCTTGATTTCTTACACATAGATCATCCATAAAGCTGCGTTGAATCACTTTGCTTCCAGGGGAGTAGTATTGCAGGTTGACCGGGTTTACGAGTGCATAAGTTTTTGAATAACGAGTATTGAGACGGGCATTGAGGTTTGAGTCTGGGGTAACGTACCGAAATTGTTTCACTTCTCCATTCGCGGCCCCTTGGTAAATCACGATCTGTACCTGATTACCGAATGATTGATAAACCTGATCTCGAAACTCTTGTCGTCCTTGTTCCGTATTTAATTGTGCAATCTGAATCGTTTCCCAGTCAAAGTCTGTCTGTAAGTCAGCCGGATAATTGGAAATAATTCGGTTGAGCTGTGGAGTCCACTGAGGCATCTTCTGAAAGACGGAATACTGGGTTGGAATCGACCCTGCATAGAAAGGAGGCCCAACCATAGCTGGAACGGTGTTTCGGTTATAGACATTGTAGTTTTGTGGAGTCCCCAATTCAGAATGATTCAGTGCAGAAAACAACCCCGATTTCACTTTTGTTTCAATTGTTTGGTTGGAACCGGTAAATAATAACTCAATGCTATTTTCTTTTACCGGCTTTCCCTGCATATCTATGTCGATAATTGTCAGGATCTTTCGATCGTGAGATGTCTGCATGAAATAATCAGAAATCGTAAATACGATCAATGCCATGCAAACAGAGATTAGCGGAAAAGTAATCCAGGTAAATCGTCTCAACTTCAATTTGCCTAGAATAAAGTACTCACCAGGTCCTACGAGTAGCACATAGCCAAACAAAATACTTGCAATAATCCAGGCTGGAACAATTCGCATTTCTGCGGGCATTAGAGTCGTTGTAACAGCTCCGCCTGTATGGATGGGGCGGTAATTTAAATTCAGGATCTGACTGGCCGTATAAGGATCAATATGTCGGTTGTTTGATGTTTGTTGTGTTTTAATGAAGTCTTTGACCAGCGCGTGATAGTCCCACTTTTTTTCTTTCACAAAATAGTCTTTTTGTGATTCTCGTAATTTCCATAGAAAAAAGGGAATCTGAATCTGTTCCTGTTTGGAGAGTAGTTCATTCTCAATTGAATCCGACAGCACGACCACACTTCTCCCCCAACCTGTTCGTTGGAGCCAGACCTGCTTGGCAGGATCCACTTCAAGCTTACCCTCGGAGTTCAGTAGAAAAGGAGAGGTCTTTTCATCTCCCGCTAACTGATTTAAGAATTGTAGCTGCGGCGTTTCGAGCGTTTTGCCCGTGATCAGGCATAAGCTACCACCTGACTTGACCCACTGATGAATTGCTCTTAAGTGACGTGACTCGCATGCTTCAAACCCGCGTGCAGTAATGATCAGGATATCGTATTGATGACAGTCGATCGGTAATTGTGGAAATTCTTCGGGAGGAATTTGAACGGAAATCGTTTTCGCATTCAGCGACATCGGTTGATTACTGATTAAATTTCGAATCTTCGAATCTGCCTGGAATGTCTTGGAGTCAAGATTAATTCGCACGGGGCTTTCCGGGCTGATGGACTCAAATTTCAATGAGTCCATGAAGTCTTTTGTCTCGGGAAATAATCTACTATCGAATGGGTCACAGATCCCGAGTGCAAAGGTTCGCTGAAAGGTTCGCCCTGTTTTTAATGGAAGTTCATTTTTGAAGTCATATCGTCGTTCAGTCGTTACAAAACTAAGTTTCATTTTGGCTTCTGAAAAAGGATTATCCACCTTGATGGGAGGTACCATCATTGGTACTTCGTGATATCCTGAATGGAGCGCGACATCGTGTGATCGATATTGGCCAAACTGTTCCGTGCCATCGTGTACGGTAACAAGAAAATAGCCTTCGAGTAATCCGGTCGAGGACACAGAACATTGCAACACAAAAGCAACCGGGCCATCCCCTTTGGGGAATTGTGTCAGTTGATAAACGTCAACAGTCATCGGGAGTTGCTGTGCAGAGGCCATCGCCATCTCTGGAATCAGGATCAGGATAAGCCAGACTGAATAGAACACGTTCCGGAGCATAATCAGTAATTCCAGCCTTTCTGTTGATGTCTCAAGAAGGGATACCGGCGGGGCGGCGTTGGAAATACCACCACTCTATCAGAAGCAATAGAAATGCAATGAGCGCAAATTCGCTCCACAAGGGTTTGTCGCTATCGATTTGTGCTTGAGCCGCCGTGACCGGTACTTCACTAAACTGTATTTCTTCCACTGAAACGAGAGAAGTTTCTAAAGGGCTTAATAAACTTACACTAATTTCATCGGAATCGGCTCCTTCACCACTAATTACATAGTTGCCCACATGCAAAGCGGCGATTCCCGAAACCAGACCATTTTTATTACTTTCCGTACTCAACCGTTTTCCATCAGGAGTTTTGATTTCGTATTTCTGTTCGGGAAGATATTCGACAGGGGGTAAAACGGGGGTCGCAGCTGCCTGTACTTCAGCGATTCCTGCTTCCTGCATTGTCAATTGAACCAAATTTGAAACCATAATCGGAAAACCAACACGGTATGGCATCGTTGATCGATCCGTATTGAACAGGAAATAAAATTCCAGATCCCCCGCATTCCGTTTTTGTAATAATAATGGTCCCCGACGACCGTGCACTAAGACTTCATATCCCGATTCTTCCAGATTTTCAACACCCGCATTCTCTACCCAGACCGGTTCTTCCGTGATCTGTACATCATTTAATTCAACATGTCTTAGGAATGAAGAACTACGATTCCAATCGACAACATCAGTCAGCTTAGTCTCGAGCGTAATGTATTTCTTTAAATCATCCGGAATAAAACCGACCCCCAGCTTCACAAGTGCCTGTTTCTCTAGATCCTTTTCAGAGGCAGAAATAATCAAGTCATACTCGGGAGGGCCAACGGTTTCCCCTGCTTCTGGATATAGTTGCAGTTCTTCATTGTCGGCGAGTGCGTATCGATAGCTCGACAGATCTGGATCAATAAACACAAGCAGAGAACGTGCCTGGGGAATTTTGAGAAAGGCGCGATTATCGGATACCAGGCTGTCAAATGATTCTGGTATCAAGACAGCCTCAAGAGTCGATGCCTTATCCGCACTAATTGAAAATTCCAGGCGTTGAGAGTCTCCCGTGCTTAAGACGATCTCTTCTTTCGCAACACTCTGTCCG
This window of the Gimesia fumaroli genome carries:
- a CDS encoding ABC transporter ATP-binding protein, with translation MNTQPPMVEVKNLWVRYGKYEAVKGISFSIPKGEVFGFIGPNGAGKSSTIKVLATLQRDFECDSVKINGISVNKAPHLIREMIGYMPDFFGVYEDLTAREYLHFFAAAYRINKSRRKVIVDDVLQLTDLTEKIDAPVDSLSRGMKQRLALARVLLHDPDLLLLDEPASGLDPRARIEVRELLVALKEMGKTIIISSHILHELSQLCTSIGIIEAGQFVTQGSLDHIYKRLELSRIIHVQIVGELNGVCQKIESMNGVKSVNVQADRLAIQLLEDQLAVEDLHTQIAATGAKIRMFQAEAMDMETVFMKLTEGKTA
- a CDS encoding vWA domain-containing protein — translated: MNFWPGFYSIQGAWYLLLLLPLIIFYFLKLKRPHKQVPSLALWSQVINDRRVNSPFQKFKRSILLLLQILLLLFLVLSLMQPFIQSGAERAEYLPILIDCSASMGATDPETKKTRLELAKARVTELIENLLPDQRVSLVAVSSTARRLTDFTDNQRVLKQSLAGLTVDDVPSHLEDALRMTQALSRTAPIKTVLFYSDGNFPKEVNFELPFELNYQRLPSAGANLGITSFNARKNQSGNWDVFIRVENSSDSDTPATVELLQDGQSVAKEEIVLSTGDSQRLEFSISADKASTLEAVLIPESFDSLVSDNRAFLKIPQARSLLVFIDPDLSSYRYALADNEELQLYPEAGETVGPPEYDLIISASEKDLEKQALVKLGVGFIPDDLKKYITLETKLTDVVDWNRSSSFLRHVELNDVQITEEPVWVENAGVENLEESGYEVLVHGRRGPLLLQKRNAGDLEFYFLFNTDRSTMPYRVGFPIMVSNLVQLTMQEAGIAEVQAAATPVLPPVEYLPEQKYEIKTPDGKRLSTESNKNGLVSGIAALHVGNYVISGEGADSDEISVSLLSPLETSLVSVEEIQFSEVPVTAAQAQIDSDKPLWSEFALIAFLLLLIEWWYFQRRPAGIPS